A portion of the Roseovarius sp. SCSIO 43702 genome contains these proteins:
- a CDS encoding class I SAM-dependent methyltransferase: MHLDVQDLRNFYYRSALGRAAQKTLREQIARFWPEAKGQTVAGFGFAVPFLRPYLAEARRVVGLMPAQQGVIAWPQGMPNVSVLCEETFWPLETGRVDKLLVAHALEVSERPAEVVRECWRVLGPGGSALFMLPNRAGLWSRSDRTPFGYGRPYSQGQLESFLKAEGFIPERHVTTLYQPPSERRFWRKTAGVMERMGGRLSILGAGGVVIVEASKRVQAPRGPGVKAPARSPLEVLQPKPSAKPAV; encoded by the coding sequence ATGCATCTCGATGTGCAGGATCTCAGGAATTTCTACTATCGCAGCGCGCTCGGACGGGCGGCGCAGAAGACCTTGCGCGAGCAGATCGCGCGGTTCTGGCCCGAGGCCAAGGGACAGACCGTCGCCGGTTTCGGCTTCGCGGTGCCGTTCCTGCGGCCCTATCTCGCGGAGGCGCGCAGGGTCGTGGGCCTCATGCCCGCGCAGCAGGGGGTGATCGCCTGGCCGCAGGGCATGCCGAACGTGAGCGTTCTGTGCGAAGAGACGTTCTGGCCGCTCGAGACGGGGCGGGTGGACAAGCTCCTGGTGGCCCATGCGCTGGAGGTGAGCGAGCGGCCTGCGGAAGTGGTGCGCGAATGCTGGCGGGTGCTGGGTCCCGGGGGCTCGGCGCTTTTCATGCTGCCCAACCGCGCGGGGCTATGGTCGCGGTCGGACCGGACGCCCTTCGGCTATGGCCGTCCTTACAGCCAGGGCCAGCTCGAGAGCTTCCTGAAGGCCGAGGGGTTCATACCCGAACGACATGTCACCACGCTCTACCAGCCGCCCAGCGAGCGGCGTTTCTGGCGCAAGACGGCGGGGGTGATGGAACGGATGGGCGGGCGGCTCAGCATCCTTGGCGCTGGCGGCGTAGTGATCGTGGAGGCGAGCAAGCGCGTGCAGGCGCCGCGGGGCCCCGGGGTCAAGGCGCCGGCGCGCTCACCGCTCGAGGTGCTTCAGCCGAAACCAAGCGCCAAGCCAGCGGTGTGA